The following are encoded in a window of Nibricoccus aquaticus genomic DNA:
- a CDS encoding shikimate kinase, with product MHAPDVNLYLVGFMGTGKTTVGRALAQRIGFQLLDSDVEIERQAGKTIPEIFAEQGEPAFRVRERAFIEGGHSQTRCVVACGGGLVVQPGMLDLLKSKGVVVCLHASLETVLKRTQGSKNRPLLNVEDPMERIRALYAAREHVYRNSGTLVLTDGRPLLEIVAHVFRIWKREAVDFATAADRAAAKAAR from the coding sequence ATGCACGCGCCTGACGTTAATCTTTATCTGGTGGGCTTCATGGGCACCGGTAAAACCACGGTCGGCCGGGCGCTGGCGCAGCGGATCGGGTTTCAACTGCTCGACAGCGATGTCGAGATCGAGCGACAGGCGGGGAAGACGATCCCGGAGATTTTTGCGGAGCAAGGTGAGCCGGCGTTTCGAGTGCGAGAGCGGGCTTTTATCGAAGGCGGACATTCGCAGACGCGGTGTGTGGTGGCGTGCGGTGGAGGCCTCGTGGTGCAGCCGGGGATGTTGGATTTGCTGAAAAGCAAAGGGGTGGTGGTGTGCCTGCATGCTTCGCTGGAGACGGTTTTGAAGCGGACGCAGGGGAGCAAGAACCGGCCGCTGCTCAACGTGGAAGATCCGATGGAGCGTATCCGCGCGCTGTATGCCGCGCGTGAACATGTTTACCGAAACTCGGGCACGCTGGTGCTGACGGATGGGCGTCCGTTGCTGGAGATCGTGGCGCATGTGTTTCGGATCTGGAAACGCGAGGCGGTGGATTTCGCGACGGCGGCGGATCGTGCGGCCGCCAAGGCGGCACGATGA